Part of the Ctenopharyngodon idella isolate HZGC_01 chromosome 8, HZGC01, whole genome shotgun sequence genome, ttaaatgctcgcgctcttaaagcaggatggattctgattggctgtcaatgttttcatcattcatcagctagaaaaaaaatatttctgaaagCGATTCCAAAGATATAGTTTCTCTGTGCCGTCATCGTGTTagttgtggtgtgaactctgctattcttttatatttagaacgatttttagaactatatgtCTGTATTATTACCATTACACTTACCGTTCTTGTTGTGAACGTGCCTTAAGTCTGTACTaagcatattaaaatatcttgctATGTTAAAAATACAGTACTTGCCATATCACTACAGCCCGCACACTAACtgcttttatatttacattattttaatgttttaccaTTCATTTTTCTACTATGAtgctcccaaaaaaaaaaaaaatatatatatatataaaaataaaataataataataaaaaaataccacAGTACTACTATGGCacatgtccaaaaacatggtacGTTTTTGCTAGTATAAGCACTATACTAACAAACTAAAGCAGTGATCAAGACATCTGTTAACATAAATATaacaatgtttatttcatgACCATTAGTCTATTAAAAAGTAAGGTATTTGCTGTAaatcaacaaaacaataaaatcctGGTCAAAGTACAAATAATACATGTATGTAAATGTGGTTGCAGGGACAGACATAATTTTCTTCATCTATGTGTGTATTGCAGCTGTGGTTGACCTCAGAGCGACCCTGGTGAACGgatgatgtttaaaaaaaaaaaaaaaaaaaaggggagaaacacaaatacacagaaaCCCACTTAAATAACATTCACAACAGGATTAAAACATTACCAAATAAAAGTCTCGCACCAAGAGACTAAAATACAAGCAACTGCTCAGAGGTAGATGCAAAACAATAATGCGTTTTGAGAAATATACATGGAGCTTGGCCACTCGGTTCATATTCTACCCTTGGAAGCACCCGATACAGAACTGCAGGGTTAATATCCATTGTTTAGCAATAGAAATATGTCAAAAATCCAGTTTCCTCTGAAACAAATTGGCatgaaggtaaaaaaaaatatatatataatgactgATTTTGGTATGAGAAACAATCAGAAATATGAAATTGCATCTTTGTCGAGTTTGATGCTATGAACATAATTTACTTACAAACAAAATATGATTTACACGGGAggctaaaaaatataaaaatcgcTGAGTCCAACTTTTACTGTGCATAGGAGTATAACGACAGTGGCAAATAAAaggcacaaaaataaattagcaCAGGTTATCATATTTACTAAAGTATTTAGACCACAAACacaattttttaagttttaataatctaTTATTAAGGGTTCATATATGTACAGTGTAACTCATAACCATTCTAGACGTCCATCTTGGCCCCAGTTATTATTAGGAAAACATGGCACTATCAAAATACTGTTTCTAATACAGTTTTATCATTTAGTGACATGGGCAtacctaaataataataataataattccctCCAAAACactacaaacacaaagaaacatatgcatagaaagaaaaacaatacatactgtataaattAGTTAACCGAGTGACATCAGATGAGAGGCTGAATTAGCATTATACGATCAGGATTTGTAAATGTGAATTTCTTGATGTTTCTGCAATATAGATGGAAACTCCTGtggcttgtttttcatgtcaTAATGTTATCTCTTACCTCTCTGAAAGCTCTCAGACAACAACACAGCTTTGTACTGGCAACAGTGATGTGTACTGGTGTGCAAGTTTAAATTCGTTTAAGTTTAATTTAGCAGTGAACGACTGAAAAGTTCACAATTAATACCTATAGCATTCTGTAATTAGATAATTACATTCAGATGGATCGTTGGTTGTTAACGGAATAAATTATCCACTGctggccaaaaaaacaaacaaaacaaaacaaacctaaaacaaaaacaaaaacaaacattaaaactgaaaaataaaacaactttgAACATTCATAGTTGTGGCTTTTGTAGCAGATCTTCTATTCTTTGACTTGCAAACAAACTATGGCAAAACAAAACTGGTCATCTAACATTGTAATACTGACAGCTGAATGGAGTTATAACAGTAGGATGTCTATTCTTTTTAATATTCCCTTTCGTCCTTCAAATATCCTCTCTTCATTACGACAACAAAGTTTGTAACTGCAGCCATTTGGGCTCAGTCTCTGTGAGTTGTGTTTTACATTCACTGAAGTGCGTGACCTACTGGAGATGTTTGAGGAACGGGGGTTAATGGTGATTTTTGCTGTCTGCCTGAACTCTGGATGGAGATGGAGGCTGGATGCTGAAGACACGGATGTTTAAGTGTGTGGCGATCTGGTTACAGACACTCACACAGTACCGCACCAGATCAAACGCTGACAGCACCTATGAACAAAAAGGGAAAAAGTTAAAGCATGGTAAATGCATTTTTGATACTGCAAGATGAAAAATTTAACAGCAGCAAATCGTTTGAGCTTTTTAGGAGGTATGCTTTTAGAGGTTAAATAAAAGGTGAAGATCATGCACTTCCTAACAGTTAAAGAGCCATGATCTACACTTTCATACCATACTTTGATTATCTATTTACATATCTGATTTCTGATTTCTGTTCCGAAATGAAACGGCAATTACCATTTTTGTATTTCAGCTCTGGAGCTTCCttagcacttgatacacagaggccctgtttccacctggtattaagatgcgttttggtcgatcggatcacaagtagacgaggcaGACACATActcgtttacacctggtattgtAATCtgccactttcaaccacttctgtcctgatttcttcgaggggagggtctatgggtgggtaaatgtatgggttttttcagatcgatcgatctaatggacaaaataagctcgcacaatttacatatgaatgcacCCATGACGACAGAAAAACATATAGAGAACGGCAGcatttgtttctgctctgacagccgtaAGACCGGCCGAATGCAGTGagtgcatgttagaaatcaggaatggtgagagaacattgtgcttggtacattttccgtcttcaaaccaaacttgggtctttagcccaagtttaaatcccgtctagTTAGCACAATTCCAATAATGTTTACGCGTTAGGTCAGTAGACGTCTTTTGTGCTGTTCGAACACATGAGCGtttccactacgaaagcaatccggtcaaatgcgttttcgactacctttATAAGTGGTTGAAAGTTCAATTCATTTTtcaccccgtttacacctgtatttagcatcgtccacttgtgatccgatcttccaaaacgcatcttaataccaggtgtaaacagggccttccagaggtagtcgaaaacacattcgaccgaattgctttcatagtgtacactcatgtggtcgaatgtattggaacagccacaaaagaccgcctactctccgcctactgacttaacgcgtaaacattatgggaagcgcgctagccagatgggatttaaactttgtcggttAAGTtgggtttgaagacaaaaaaaaaaaaaaaaaaatgtaccaagcacaatgttctctcaccattcctgatttctaacacacactcacagcgtttgGCGTGGTCTTtcggctatcagagcagaaacaaaagctgatgctccccatatgtttttccgtcatcttcggtgcgttcatatgtaaattgtgcaagcttattttgtctatttgacgaaagatctgaaaaaacccatacatttacccaccctctCCTCGAaaaaaatcaggacagaagtggttgaaagtggacaaaagagacggattaaaacaccagttgtaaacgggtatgtgtctcccttgtctacttgtgatccgatcgaccaaaacgcatcttaataccaggtggaaacagggccagaGATACGAACAGTAATGGTGGCGtcagttttaccgtatcaattagagcgcgagtcctcatcctttggaaatGCGTACAAAATGGATTTGCTTAGTGGATCGTCTTCTCAAACCAAACACTTTtaagtctcagctacaactacagtgtttgagggtgggtcaaagtagacgttgttcgcgggcagccaatgaaaaccataggctggcattatgcaaatttgttacaaacctatgtaTTTCGTGCAGGAAGTAAAACAGGAATAACTGACGATTCGTTTAAGGCAGTTCAGACtcagttctttcttttttgagagaaaaactccatttatctgatctttgaaacttttcagaccatttacattcacaaacagctatattatacactacatgaaaggtaataatTTTGATATCATGTTGCCTTTAATGTGCCTTTAGTTGTGACGTCACACCATGACTGTATCTGAATGACGATGTGAAAAACAAAGTATGTCTACATACTACACTGAGCTCTTTATTTCAAAAGAGCAAGGAAAATCAATGTTTTCAGCCAGATCCTAAACGTACCAGAGCGACCCACAGAAGACAGTACTCATTAATGAAACTGTTGAAGTATTGATTCAAAAACAGCAGCGCTGGTCCGGTGAAGGCCAGATCATTACGCTGCATTTCACTTTTCGTCATATGAGCAAcctggaaaacaaaacagatgtgATTTTAGTGACATTTAGATTAACTGATACTAATGCGGTTTGAGTCGGACAGATGTTTAAAGATATGAACTACAGACAACAACGTCAAGTATTTATGCTAAAATGTGCAGAAAATCATACTAACTGCAATTTTATACTTGCATACAAGCCGTAATTCTTCCTATCTGTTATAAAAAACAAGCTAAGACCAAAAGTTCAGGTAGAGGTATATCAAAAAACTGCCAGTAGTATTCATAAGTGTTAGGAACAATTTATTATACTACTTATTTAGCGAAGctgaaataaatacagtatactGATGTCATTCATGATCTTACCACCAGTCTGTTGGTGAGTTTGGCTGAAACACACCCAAACGCTAAGATGTACAGACAGGGATGTCTCTCAAAGAGCTGCACAGATGACTTCTTATAGATCATTAGAGCAAGTGTGATGACCACTCCTATATGAAACGATGGAGACAAAACGCTTGTTccctaataaaaaaagaaaaacagttgtGTCACTAATTTAGACTTCATTTAGTAACAAGATTTTTTGAAATTTAGTGTACATTATGTTTGTATAATAAACAATGCAAATGTCTGatacataataatattttttttaaataattatcaaatttaatttcaattaaaaaagcAGGTTACAGAAACAGACAATTATTATAGACAGTGTTTGACATTTTgcagttatttttcattttcatcttttgcattttttgcaCACACTTTAGCTTTAACTCACCGCAATAGTGGATCCATTTTTGCCCATTCCGCCTGTGAAAATAACCCGGAAGTAGTTTGTGCAGGAGAAAATGGCACCCAGAAGAGTGAAAAGAGCCGGTATTATTTTAGCCTGGATATTTATCACAGGGATCtgaaagattaaaaataaatctctaATTTCCTGTTTCATTATATATGTCTTTTTCACTCtgaaggcctgttcacaccaaggacggtaactataacgataacaataaagataatagttctaaaaatcattaaaataatagcagagtccacaccacaactatgaCAGATAACAGAGAAtcaatatcattggaatcactttcagaacgattttttccagctgatgaatgataaaaacattgacagacTGTCAGAATCCACCagactttaaagagctcgaggacttaaagcggcagacgacaaaactgcactGCACTTATagtaaacagaacaatatcgtCCACTGgcgtggatgctaatatagttaacattatagttatcgttctttgtgtgaacgggccttaaatgtttaaaatgtaagggATTCTGCATTTCACTGAACACATGCAGCATGCTAGAGATTTCCTGACCATGATATATAGATTCAGCACATTTGTTCTTGAGCATTTGCTCTAATCATGTGATCAATATATAAAAGAATTAAGATTGATTTAAATTACCACAGATTTCCAAAAAGCTGTTCCTCCAATGGCAGCCAGTAAGTATATGATTATAATGAAGATTTGTACCTCAGTCACATCAATTCTGCACAAGCAGAGAGCAAAGAGTGattaaaagaagaaataaagttaGTTATGTAATAATCTCATTTCAATCgagcatttttctttctttctgaagtGCTTTATCAACAGTACAACAGCTGTCTGAAAAGTGCTAGTTTCCCATGAGCAGACCAGACCGTTCAAATATAATATTGGGTaacacactttagattagggaacacatattcactattaactaggaGTTTacccctcaataaactcctaattactgcttattgatAGTAATaaataaggtagttgttgtagtggtTATGTTaaggtatggggtaggattaaAAGATGTAggatatggtcatgcagaataaggcattaatatgtgcttttaaGTACAAATATACAGCCAATatgctagtaatatgcatgttaataagcaactagttgaCAGTGAACAGTGTTCCCTAATCTAAATCTTTGTGTACTGTGACTGAACGTGAAGTACAGGAGCCATGAATTAGGATTAAAAGGAGAGTTTTCACTCACATGCCAAAGCGCAGTGTTCCAGAAACGTACGTCTGCCAGTGGGCAcaataaaacatgaacatgcccacaaaacaacagaaaaacatcCAGTCAGGGTGAGTACCCATCTGAACTGCTATACATGTGCCCAGGATCACAAACACTGGAtcagagaaagacagaaaacaaCAATAAAGGCTTCAGTAAGACATACGTATATATGTTGTTGCATGTACACATGCCCATCTATTTAGGGATGCACAGAAATCTTGCCAATGagcaaaaacttattttaacatTGTATAACAgaattgttcacccaaaaatgaaaattctgtcattaattactcaccctcgtgccgttttacacccgttgatcttcggaacacaaattaagatatttttgttgaaatctgatggctcagtgaggcctacatagggagcaatgacatttcctctctcaagatccattattgtactaaaaacacatttaaatcagttcatgtcagtacagtggttcaatattaatattataaagcgacgagaatatttttggtgcgccaaaaaaaacaaaataacgacttatttagtgatgcccgatttcaaaacactgtaatattaacactataatattaatattgagccactgtactcacatgaactgatttaaatatgtttttagtacctttatggatcttgagaggcgaaatgtcattgctccctatgtaggcctcatggagccatcagatttaaacaaaaatatctcaatttgcgttctgaagattaacgaaggtcttacgggtctggaacggcatgagagtgagtaataaatgacagaattttcatttttgggtgaactaaccctttaatgtactCATTGTTTCtacttaaatggttagttcaacCAACTAGTTTGGGtttaacccaaaaatgataaattctgtcaattaagatatttttaaaaaaatctgaggGTTTTCTGtacctccatagacagctacgcaactaccactttgacgcttcaaaaagttcataaagagatcataaaactaatccatatgaattttctgaagagactcaattgTTTTATAtgctgaacagatttaattcacatataaacatttattaactcacacatcagttgtggtaaacagaagttCAAGAATGCTTGCTTGActtgcgagaaccaatgaggttcattctcatgttatgcagtacatttgagcttccgtaagaggtttgttctcgcgcatcaagcaggttcggttgagcttctgttcatgtttgctgatcaatgtttatatatgaataaaagcctaa contains:
- the cept1a gene encoding choline/ethanolaminephosphotransferase 1a, yielding MSSHKRPIRARPDSDTSSSVARDPTAAAAEESSGLLTKLMELPISRLSRQQLKRLEDHQYSSEGRSLMEPFMQGYWCWLVSKVPLWMAPNLITIVGLATNIVSTLILVYYCPTATEQAPTWAYLACALGLFIYQSLDAIDGKQARRTNSSTPLGELFDHGCDSLSTVFVILGTCIAVQMGTHPDWMFFCCFVGMFMFYCAHWQTYVSGTLRFGIIDVTEVQIFIIIIYLLAAIGGTAFWKSVIPVINIQAKIIPALFTLLGAIFSCTNYFRVIFTGGMGKNGSTIAGTSVLSPSFHIGVVITLALMIYKKSSVQLFERHPCLYILAFGCVSAKLTNRLVVAHMTKSEMQRNDLAFTGPALLFLNQYFNSFINEYCLLWVALVLSAFDLVRYCVSVCNQIATHLNIRVFSIQPPSPSRVQADSKNHH